taccagaccacggatcgctggaaaaatcgtagaaatggaacaaatagaggaNNNNNNNNNNNNNNNNNNNNNNNNNNNNNNNNNNNNNNNNNNNNNNNNNNNNNNNNNNNNNNNNNNNNNNNNNNNNNNNNNNNNNNNNNNNNNNNNNNNNATGTCTATGACTAGTATGAGGTATGTTATACATTGGTTATCCTATGTAGATCTGACCTTGGGCTGAACCTTGATATTGGACGACCTTGAGTGGACTAGCCCTTCCGGTTGCCTTTTTGTTACTCTCAATAAAATGACGTGACAGTTGGACCGACCTTCATTTTAATGTTAGTAATTTTAATGTTAGTAAAACCGTGTAATCAGGTTTAAGTCTAATACAAGACTTGCAACTGTGATTGGATGCAGCTCTTTCTGGAATaggtgggtggccctgaaaagggccgggtaTTTAGATGATGCGAGCTGACGAGTCTAGCCGCCGAAGCCGTACAGAGTGCGACCCTGGCGCTTCAGAGCGTAGACAACGTCCATGGCGGTGACGGTCTTGCGCTTGGCGTGCTCGGTGTAGGTGACGGCATCACGGATGACGTTCTCCAGGAAGACCTTGAGGACACCACGGGTCTCCTCGTAGATGAGACCAGAGATACGCTTGACACCACCACG
This genomic stretch from Branchiostoma floridae strain S238N-H82 chromosome 13, Bfl_VNyyK, whole genome shotgun sequence harbors:
- the LOC118429037 gene encoding histone H4: MSGRGKGGKGLGKGGAKRHRKVLRDNIQGITKPAIRRLARRGGVKRISGLIYEETRGVLKVFLENVIRDAVTYTEHAKRKTVTAMDVVYALKRQGRTLYGFGG